CCTGACCAACCTCTCGGCAGCGGACTGGGAGCGCATCGAGCAGCAGCGCCTCTCCCCTCTATTTGTCTCGGTCCATGCCACCAACCCGGATCTGCGCTCCCGGTTGTTGGTGAATCCCCGGGCGGCATTGCTGCTGGAGCAGTTGGCCTGGTTCCAGGAACGTCAGCTGCAGATTCATGCCCAGGTGGTGGTTTGCCCTGGCCTGAATGACGGTGAGGCCCTGGAGCAGACCCTGAAGGACCTCTCGGGGTTTGCTGGTGGGGACTGGCCTGCGGTGCTCTCCGCCGCGGTGGTGCCGGTGGGCTTGACCCGCTATCGCCCCGATGGGGATGGCTTGGTGCCGGTGGATCGGGCCTGCGCCCAGCGGGTGATTGCCCAGGTGGAGCCCTTGCAGGACGGCTTCCGCGAGCAGTTCGGCAGCCGTTTCGCTTGGCTCTCAGATGAGTGGTATCTGATGGCCGGCTATCCGCTGCCGGATCGGGCGGAGTACGAGGACCTGCCCCAGGAGGGCAATGGTGTGGGGAGTATCCGCTCCTTCCTGGAGGCGATGGATGAGGCCACCTCGGATCTCCCTGCTGCGCTGGCCACGCCTCGGCGGGTGAGTTGGGTCGTGGGGCTGTTGGTGGCGGAGGCCCTGCAGCCAGCGGTGGATCGCCTGAACCAGGTGGACGGCTTGGAGGTGCTGCTGCATGGTTTGCCCAGTCCCTATTGGGGGCAAGACCAGGTGGTGACCGGCCTGCTGACGGGCTCCGATCTGCTCGAAGGCTTGGCGGGCGCTGACTTGGGGGATGAATTGCTGCTGCCGGCGGTGATGTTGCGCCAGGGGGAACCGGTTTTCTTGGACGACCAACCCTTCGATGCCGTTGCAGCGCAACTGAAGGCTCCGGTGCGCCTCGTTCATGGGGCGGATGACATCGTGGCAGCGTGCTTGGGCGAATCAACATTCGGTCATTAAGGTTTGGTCAGCATTTATTCGTAGAGAGCTCGGTGGGTCGCCTCGTTCACGCAGTTGTTGCGGCCACTGGAGTTGCGCTGTCTGGTTTTCCGGCTGTCGTCGTTGCCGCGGAACCGCAAGCCGCGCCCAAACCCAAGCTCGAGCTGATTGATCCACCGCCGGTTCCGCTGCCGTCGGCCTTCAGCACCAAGGGCCAGCGCCCCAAGTCCAACCCCAAGGTGTTGCCTCCGGCCGCCACGAAGCTGGATCCGGCCCTGCAGCGCCTGGCAGCTCCGGCGACCTTGGCCCTGCCGGACAAGACCGACCAGATCAAGATCGTCGAATTCCGTCCGCTCTCCTTGCTGGACGTCGAGAACCTCGCTGAAGTCAATAACCCCAACCTCAAGGCGGTCGCCAGCCGGGTGGATCAGGCCCAGAGCAACTTGAGGGCCACGATTGCGGCTTGGTACCCGAGCTTTGATTTCACGACGGGCAATCAGTTCCCGTCTTGGACCTACGGCCGTCAGTACAACTATTTGAACTCCATCGGTTCAACGACGGAAGGCGGCAACACCCAGACCAACCGTTGGGCGGCGACAGCCAACCTCGGCTTCAACTGGGATCTGATCAATCCCCAGCGGGTCCCCCAGGTCAGCGCGGCCCGTGATGCCTTCGAGCAGGCCAAGAACACCTATCTGATCGCGCTGCGAGACCTGCGCCTGCAGGCCTCGCAGGCCTATTTCTCGCTCCAACTCAGCGATGACAATGTGCGCGTTGGTCAGACCTCTGTGCAGGCCTCGTTGGTCAGCCTGAGGGATGCCCGCGCCCGCTACCAGGCCGGTGTGGCCACCAAGCTGGAAGTCCTCGAGGCGGAGACCCAGCTCGCCCGTGACCAAAACATCCTGACGGAGGCCCTCGCCGAGCAGGCAAATGCAAGGCGGGATCTGGCCCGACTGCTGGATCTTCCCCAGAACATCACACCGACGGCCAAGCAGCCCTTGCGCCCCCTTGGCGTTTGGCTCCCTTCGCTTGAGGAGAGCATCTTGGGGGCCTATGCCTTTCGCGAAGAGCTGGACAACGCGCTGCTGGATATCTCGGTCTCCAACAGCAACGCCAATGCCTCCTTGGGTGCGGTTCAGCCGTTCTTGAGCATCATCAACAACTTCGTGACGGGCCGAACCTTTGGTTACGCCGGTCTGAATGCCAATACAGAGGCAGGCTTCGGCATTAGCTCCGGTCAAACCTGGGCGACGGACAACACGGTCGGCTTGAACCTGCGCTGGTCGATCTTTGATGGCGGCCGGGCCCGGGCGCAGTACCGCCAGTCCAAGCAGCAGGCTCAAGAGAACGCCTTCCGCTTTGCCGACACCCGTGATCAGGTGCGCTTCCAGGTGGAGCAGAGCTTCAACAACCTGCGGGCCGATACCCGCACGATCCAGACGACATCGCGGGAGGTGCTCTCCGCTCGTGAATCGCTTCGCCTGGCCCGCCTGCGTTTCCAGGCCGGTGTGACCACCCAGCGGGAAGTTGTGGACAACCAGCGGGACTTGACCCAGGCCCAGCTGCGCTACGCCCGAGCTCTTGCTGACTACAACAACGGTCTGTCGGAGTTGCGCCGCCGTACCGGTCTCGATCAGATCGCGGTCTGCGAGCCGCCGAAGATGACGGCTATTAAGCCCCTGCAGGACGAGAACTACAACGTGCCCGTTCCCCCGGAGCCCCTGCCTCCGGCCTGCAGTGCGCCCATTCCGTCCACGAAGAGCTAGGTCTCGAGTCCGACTAACGTCAGCGACCAGCTGAGCGACTGCAGCTGTCTCTTCCTCTTCCTCTTCCTCGTCTGATCCGTCTGGGGTTGTTCCAGGGGTGCCTGGGCTGTCTGGCGGTGATCTTTGTCGGGATGCTGAACCGGGTGATGCTCACGGAGTTGGGCTTCCCGGGTTTGCTCGTCGGTGGGGCCCTGGCCCTGGAACAAGTCGTGGCCCCGGCCCGGATCCTGTTCGGTCAAATATCCGATAGCCGTCCCTGGGTGGGGCGCCACCGGACGCCCTACATCTGGCTGGGCTCGGCCCTCTTTTGCAGCCTGGCGGTGCTTCTGATTCCGCTGATCTTCCGGCTGCATGCGGCCTTTGGCTCCGGAGACGCCGGCGCGATCACGGCCGGCATTGCCGCCATCTGTGGGGTGGTGGCTTGCTATGGCCTGGCGGTCTCCTTGGCCACGACCCCCTATTTGGCGCTGGTGATTGACCTGACCAGCGAGGAGGAGCGCCCCCGAGCGGTGGGCCTGATCTGGTGCTTGCTCACGGTCGGCATCGTGGTGGGGGCGATTGCCACCAGCATTTGCCTCAAGGGTCTGGACGGGGTGAGCGATCCAGCCCTGCTGGAGCCCGCGCTGTTCCAGTTCTTGGCGCGTGTGGCCGTGGTGGTTTTTGCCCTAACCGTTTTCGCCACGTGGGGCATCGAGCCCCACGCCAGCGAACGCGCCATTAGCCGCTCGGAGGACCGGGAAGACGCGATCACCCTTGGGGATGCCTGGCGCTTGATCACCTGCAGCCGTCAGGTGCTGGTGTTTTTCTGCTTCCTGCTGGCCTTCACCCTGGCGGTGTTCCTGCAGGACCCGATCCTGGAGAGTTACGGCGCCGAGGTCTTCGGCCTGCCGATTGCGGCGACGGCTTCGTTGAGCGCCGTTTGGGGGGTGGGAACCCTGCTCGGTCTTCTGGTTGCGGGCCTCTGGTTGGTTCCCAAGCTTGGGAAGTTCACGGCAGCACGCTTGGGCTGTCAGTTGATCCTGTTGTCCTTGCTGCTCTTGGCGGCGGTGGGGGTCTTGGCCGATCCCAATGCATTGCGGATCGTGCTGTTTCTGTTTGGACTGGCGACAGGGATCGGAACCAATGCCACCTTGGTTTTGATGCTGGACCTCACCCTTCCTGCCGTCGCTGGCACCTTCGTTGGTGTCTGGGGGCTCGCCCAGGCCTACTCAAGGGCGTTGGGCAAGGTCATGGGTGGTGGATTGCTGGATGCCGCGCGTTGGCTGCTGCCCGATGCGCCAGCCCATGCGGCCTATGGCCTGGTGTTGGTGTTTGAGGCGGCCATTGCGGTCCTGGCTCTGGTGCTCTTGACCCGGGTCAGCCTGAAGCAATTCCGGGCGGATACAGCCAGCAATCTCGATCGTGTTCTCGCCGCGGAGCTGGGGTGACGATGCTTTCTCTTGCAATGCCCGAAGGGTTGGAGCGGCTCGGTGCGCTGCTCGATGAGGTGGCCGAGCGGCAACGCCAGGACTTTGGTCAGCTCGATTCCGAGGCGAAGGCGGACGGCAGTTTGATTACCGCCTGTGACCGTTGGAGCGACGCCACCTTGGTCAAGGGGCTGGCTGAGCTCTACCCCGGAGAAGGGGTTTTGAGTGAAGAAGGCAGCCAGCGGGTTCCGACCACCGAGGCCTATTGGGTGGTGGATCCCCTGGATGGGACGACGAACTTCGCGGCGGGGATTCCCTATTGGGCGATTTCCCTGGCTCGCTTTGAGAATGGCGTGCCAGTGCTGGCGGTTTTAGATGTTCCGCCGTTGCGTCAACGGATCGTGGCCATCAGAGGCGGTGGTGCCTGGCGGAAGGACAAAAAATTGGGAGCTCCGTCGGCTCGCAACCAAGTGGCGGGCTGCGCGTCGCTCTGTAGTCGCTCGATCGGGGTGCTGCAGAAGCTTCCGAATCAGCGCTTCCCCGGAAAGATTCGTCTGCTGGGGGTGGCCAGCTTGAACCTGGTGAGTGTGGGGATGGGCCAGACCATCTCCGCTTTGGAGGCCACACCGAAGATTTGGGACTTGGCGGCGGCCTGGCTGGTGCTCCAGGAACTGAACTGCCCGATGGATTGGTTGGTGCGCGATCCGGGGCAGTTGGAGCCGGGTGAGGACCTCAGTGAGGCCAACTTCCCAGTGTTGGCAGCTCGCAACGAGGAGACCCTGGCGCGCTTTAAGCCCTGGGCGGACGCGTTGGTCGGCCGAGCTTGACCCCAGAGGGGCCGATGGTGTTATGGTTATGTGCTGCGAGCAAACCGAAAGGCGAGTGAGCAGCGAACTGGAACCCGAGGTGACTTGGTGATGTAGGTTCGATCGGCGGCAGCGATGCCGCTGGTGAACTGAAAGCCGAGGGAACTCGGTGATGTAAGTTCAACAAGCGGTCGCGAGGCCGCGGACCGAGAGCCCGAAAGACCTGAGAGGGTCGAGCTGAGAAGCGTGTGGCGATCGGAGCACCTGGACAACTGAACGTTTAGGAACTGACGCTTTCACTGCGTTAGTCGCGAGCTGAGGCTGAGAGGCTGAGGTGAGTGGTTAACGAAGATGCAGTGAGGGTGTGAGGTCCCGTCAAAAGTTTTTTAGTTGTGGAAGCTTGTTGCTTGCACGATCTGTCGACTCTCACGGTTGACGGTTGTGTCGGTGTGCAGCAAGTGGAGCAACGACCGGATCTGAGATCCTGGAAAGTCTGAACGAAAGAGATTTTGTTTTGCACTCTTTGAACGCTTCTGTCAGAGGAAGTGGCATCAACTGCGACCGTGCGCCAGCGCGAGTTGTGGGTGAGGCAAGTCAAATTGAGATCACGAAAGTGATCAATAGGATTTGATCTACAACGGAGAGTTTGATCCTGGCTCAGGATGAACGCTGGCGGCGTGCTTAACACATGCAAGTCGAACGAACCTTCGGGTTAGTGGCGGACGGGTGAGTAACGCGTGAGAATCTGCCCTCAGGAGGGGGATAACGGTTGGAAACGACCGCTAATACCCCATATGCCGAGAGGTGAAATGAATTTCGCCTGAGGATGAGCTCGCGTCTGATTAGTTAGTTGGTGGGGTAATGGCCTACCAAGACATCGATCAGTAGCTGGTCTGAGAGGATGATCAGCCACACTGGGACTGAGACACGGCCCAGACTCCTACGGGAGGCAGCAGTGGGGAATTTTCCGCAATGGGCGAAAGCCTGACGGAGCAACGCCGCGTGAGGGATGAAGGCCTCTGGGCTGTAAACCTCTTTTATCAAGGAAGAAGATCTGACGGTACTTGATGAATAAGCCACGGCTAATTCCGTGCCAGCAGCCGCGGTAATACGGGAGTGGCAAGCGTTATCCGGAATTATTGGGCGTAAAGCGTCCGCAGGCGGTCTGTCAAGTCTGCTGTTAAAGCGTGGAGCTTAACTCCATTTCGGCAGTGGAAACTGACAGACTAGAGTGTGGTAGGGGCAGAGGGAATTCCCGGTGTAGCGGTGAAATGCGTAGATATCGGGAAGAACACCAGTGGCGAAGGCGCTCTGCTGGGCCATAACTGACGCTCATGGACGAAAGCCAGGGGAGCGAAAGGGATTAGATACCCCTGTAGTCCTGGCCGTAAACGATGAACACTAGGTGTCGGGGGAATCGACCCCCTCGGTGTCGTAGCCAACGCGTTAAGTGTTCCGCCTGGGGAGTACGCACGCAAGTGTGAAACTCAAAGGAATTGACGGGGGCCCGCACAAGCGGTGGAGTATGTGGTTTAATTCGATGCAACGCGAAGAACCTTACCAGGGTTTGACATCCTGCGAATCTCTTGGAAACGAGAGAGTGCCTTCGGGAACGCAGTGACAGGTGGTGCATGGCTGTCGTCAGCTCGTGTCGTGAGATGTTGGGTTAAGTCCCGCAACGAGCGCAACCCACGTCGTTAGTTGCCAGCATTTAGTTGGGCACTCTAGCGAGACCGCCGGTGATAAACCGGAGGAAGGTGTGGATGACGTCAAGTCATCATGCCCCTTACATCCTGGGCTACACACGTACTACAATGCTACGGACAAAGGGCAGCAAACTCGCGAGAGCTAGCAAATCCCATAAACCGTGGCTCAGTTCAGATCGTAGGCTGCAACTCGCCTACGTGAAGGAGGAATCGCTAGTAATCGCAGGTCAGCATACTGCGGTGAATACGTTCCCGGGCCTTGTACACACCGCCCGTCACACCATGGAAGTTGGCCACGCCCGAAGCCGTTACTCCAACCCTTGTGGAGGAGGACGTCGAAGGTGGGGCTGATGACTGGGGTGAAGTCGTAACAAGGTAGCCGTACCGGAAGGTGCGGCTGGATCACCTCCTAACAGGGAGACAAACAACGATTTTGATGCCTGAGTACTTTTATTCTTAGGCCGAAATCCTGTCACCTTAGGTCGATCGGTACCTCAACTTCAATCCTGTGAGTCGTAAGGCTGCACAACGATTGATTTTTAGTTCCTAAACGTTGTCTAGGTCACCCCATAGAGGGTTCACTTCCTGGGCCATTAGCTCAGGTGGTTAGAGCGCACCCCTGATAAGGGTGAGGTCCCTGGTTCAAGTCCAGGATGGCCCATTCCAAAATCCAGTTTTGGATCATTTGGGGGTTTAGCTCAGTTGGTAGAGCGCCTGCTTTGCAAGCAGGATGTCAGCGGTTCGAGTCCGCTAACCTCCACTAACATATCTGAACTCCTAAGCCAGGAAGAGCTTCTGAGTTGGTGACTAGACGTTGTTCGCAGAGAATCCACTGGTTGAACCAGATGTATTCAGCCTCAGCTCATTGCTGATTCATGATTGAGTCAAGATTGAGCTGATGCTGAATTCACTCTCGAAAGAGAGAGGATTTAGCAGAACCTTGACAACTGCATAGGTGAGTCTGGAAAGACAAAAGCATCTCATAGAGATCAGAGCATTGTTCACCGCAAGGTGAATGGTGACCTGATAATTCTATTTTTGAGAGCCGAGACCTTCTAGCGTTCTTCCCAATCCGCCGAGGAGCGGGGAGTTTGATCCTTTTTTCTAACTGATCGAGAAGCAGAGCAATCTGATCTTTGGTTAAGAGAAAACTGAGAGAATGGGCCTCAACAGCCTGAAGCGTTAGGAGGATTAATTGGTCAAGCTACAAAGGGCTCACGGTGGATACCTTGGCACACAGAGGCGATGAAGGACGTGTTTACCTGCGATAAGTCTCGGGGAGCTGGAAAAACGCTTTGATCCGGGAATTTCCGAATGGGGCAACCCCTAGAACGGCCAGCTGAATCTATAGGCTGGCGCGAGCCAACCCAGCGAACTGAAACATCTTAGTAGCTGGAGGAAAGGAAAGTAAAAACGACTCCCTAAGTAGCGGCGAGCGAACGGGGAAGAGCCTAAACCGATAGTTTCGACTATCGGGGTTGTGGGACAGCAACGTGTATCAGGGAGGTTAGAAGAAGCGTTTGAATGGCGCGCCACAGAGGGTGAAAGCCCCGTATTCGAAAACTGAACTGAGCTAGCTGTATCCCGAGTAGCACGGAGCACGTGGAATTCCGTGTGAATCAGCGAGGACCACCTCGTAAGGCTAAGTACTCCTGTGTGACCGATAGCGCAACAGTACCGCGAGGGAAAGGTGAAAAGAACCCCGGGAGGGGAGTGAAATAGAACATGAAACCGTGAGCTTACAAGCAATGGGAGCCCTACTCATAGGGTGACCGTGTGCCTGTTGAAGAATGAGCCGGCGACTTATAGGCACTGGCAGGTTAAACCGGAAATGGTGGAGCCATAGCGAAAGCGAGTCTGAATAGGGCGATTGTCGGTGTTTATAGACCCGAACCCGGGTGATCTAACCATGGCCAGGATGAAGCTTGGGTGATACCAAGTGGAGGTCCGAACCGACTGATGTTGAAAAATCAGCGGATGAGCTGTGGTTAGGGGTGAAATGCCAATCGAACCCGGAGCTAGCTGGTTCTCCCCGAAATACGTTGAGGCGTAGCGTCTAGTGCTCCAGCAGGGGGGTAAAGCCACCGTTTCGGTGCGGGCTGCGAGAGCGGTACCAAATCGAGACGAACTCTGAATACCCTGTGTGTAACTAGGCAGTCAGACTGTGGGGGATAAGCTCCATGGTCGAAAGGGAAACAGCCCAGACCGCCAGCTAAGGTCCCCAAATCAACACTAAGTGATAAAGGAGGTGGGATTGCCGAGACAACCAGGAGGTTTGCCTAGAAGCAGCCATCCTCAAAGGAGTGCGTAATAGCTCACTGGTCGAGCGATCCTGCGCCGAAAATGAACGGGGCTAAGTGTTGTACCGAAGCTGCGGATTAAACTTGTTTAATGGTAGGGGAGCGTTCTATGTGGGGTGAAGCGTTAGCGTAAGCGGGCGTGGACTGCATAGAAGTGAGAATGTCGGCTTGAGTAGCGAAAAAATGGGTGAGAATCCCATTCCCCGAAACCCTAAGGGTTCCTCCGGCAGGCTCGTCCGCGGAGGGTTAGTCAGGACCTAAGGCGAGGCCGAAAGGCGTAGTCGATGGATAACAGGTCAACATTCCTGTACTGATCATGTTTTGGGAAGGAGGACGGAGAAGGCTAGCCAATCCGGATGTTGGTTACCGGTCCAAGCGTTCGAGGCGTTGAGAGCTGGCGAAAACAGCTTGAGCTGAGGCGTGAGTGCGAGCTGCTACGGCAGCGAAGTTGGTGACGTCAAGCTTCCAAGAAAAGCCCTATACCCGTTAAGGCATGATTACCTGTACCCGAAACCGACACAGGTGGGGTGGTAGAGAATACCGAGGGGCGCGAGGTAACTCTCTCTAAGGAACTCGGCAAAATGACCCCGTAACTTCGGGAGAAGGGGTGCCAGCGCGAGCTGGTCGCAGTGAATAGGCCCAGGCGACTGTTTACCAAAAACACAGGTCTCCGCTAAGTCGCAAGACGATGTATGGGGGCTGACGCCTGCCCAGTGCCGGAAGGTTAAAGAAGTTGGTCAGCGCAAGCGAAGCTAACGACTGAAGCCCCGGTGAACGGCGGCCGTAACTATAACGGTCCTAAGGTAGCGAAATTCCTTGTCGGGTAAGTTCCGACCCGCACGAAAGGCGTAACGATCTGGGCGCTGTCTCGGAGAGAGGCTCGGCGAAATAGAATTGTCTGTGAAGATGCGGACTACGTGCACCCGGACAGAAAGACCCTATGAAGCTTTACTGTAGCTTGGTATTGTGCTCGGGCTCGCAATGCGCAGGATAGGTGGGAGGCTTTGATCCATTGCTTGTGGGTGATGGTGAGCCACTGGTGAGATACCACTCTTTGCGAGCTAGGGTTCTAACGGTTACCCGTTATCCGGGAACCGGACAGTATCTGGTGGGCAGTTTGACTGGGGCGGTCGCCTCCTAAAAGGTAACGGAGGCGCGCAAAGGTTCCCTCAGGCTGGTTGGAAATCAGCCGACGAGTGCAAAAGCAGAAGGGAGCTTGACTGTGAGACCTACAAGTCGAACAGGTACGAAAGTAGGCTTTAGTGATCCGACGGTTCTGAGTGGAAGGGCCGTCGCTCAACGGATAAAAGTTACTCTAGGGATAACAGGCTGATCTCCCCCAAGAGTTCACATCGACGGGGAGGTTTGGCACCTCGATGTCGGCTCATCGCAACCTGGGGCTGAAGTCGGTCCCAAGGGTTGGGCTGTTCGCCCATTAAAGCGGTACGCGAGCTGGGTTCAGAACGTCGTGAGACAGTTCGGTCCATATCCGGTGCATGCGCAGGAATATTGAGAGGATTTCTCCCTAGTACGAGAGGACCGGGAGGAACGCACCTCTGGTGTACCAGTTATCGTGCCAACGGTAAACGCTGGGTAGCCATGTGCGGAGTGGATAACCGCTGAAAGCATCTAAGTGGGAAGCCCACCTCAAGATGAGTATTCCCATGGCTTAAGCCAGTAAGGTCACGGGCAGAACACCCGTTGATAGGCTCTATGTGGAAGCGCAGTAATGCGTGAAGCAGAGGAGTACTAATAGACCGAGGGCTTGACCAAATCTCATCTCTCAAAACACAATGATCGCAAGGTCAATGTGGAGAGCTTTTGAATTACAGAGCGACAACCTCAAGCAAGCGAAAGCAAGCATGAGAGTTGTTCGTAACCTATGCAGTTCTCAGGGTTCACCTGAGAGCGAATATCTATCCTGGTGTCCATGGCGCAGTGGAACCACTCCGATCCATCTCGAACTCGGCTGTGAAACGCTGTAGCGCCGACGATATTTGGGGGGTAGCCCCCTGAGAAAATAGGTCGATGCCAGGTAAAACATTCGCTCCACTAACTCAATCCATGCCGCTCTCTTCTGAAGATGAGAGCCATGGGTTGAGGCGAGAAAGCCACCCCTTAAGGGTGGCTTTTTTGTTGGCTTGAAATAACCAGGTGAGTATCCAAGCTGAGCCCCCTCGCCTCAAGACTTTGATCCCTTAGTGCTGCGGTTGTGCGGCTCGAGGAAGAGCCGCTCACCCCAAGATCTCAACCTCGGCGCATCCACCAAGAAAGAGAAAGCCGCTGGAGCACGGGACCCAGCGGCTTTTTGACTCCAATCAGGACATTCAGATTGCCGCGTAATCAGGAGCGATGCACGTGCACCTGCTTCCAGTTGCCATCCAGCTTTTGCCAGATGCGTGTTTCGCAGCAGCGGGCCGTCACGGGATCTCCGTTTACCAGCTTTTGCGTGAGGCGCGTATAGCTCACCACGACGGAATCGTCACTCAGCCAACGCAGGTGTGGACGCGCCATGGTCACGTTGACCGCAGGTGCCGGCTGGCTGGAGTCTCCGGGAAGTTCGAAGTAGTAGCGATGGAAGGGAAGACCTTCAACGAGGTGGCCTTCGCTCTCGGCTTCAAAGCAGCTGACATCGTGCGCGCAGACGGCCGAGTAGGCCTGCCAATCCCCGGAGGCCACGCTGCTGAGCATGGCCTGATTGAGTTTCAGGATCTCTAGATCGCGCTCGCTAAAAGCCATCTCGAGGATTCAGGCTGCTGTAATCGCTAATCTTCGCAAAGCGTCCGGCTTCGCGGGCTGGGTTGCCTTCTCGATCGCTGAACAGGGTCTTCATCCCGGCTATATCCGCCGCTTCCAGTTCCTGGAGGGAGTCACTGATGAAGAGCACATTCGCTGGAGTTGTCTGCATCTCCGTGGCGATCGTCAGATAACTCTCCTCTGCTTGTTTGGGGCCCGTCTTGGTGTCAAACCAGTGGGTAAAGAGCCCGGTTAAATCTCCCTCGTGGCAGTGGCCATATAGCAATTGCTGGGCTGGAACAGACCCTGATGAATACACCGCCAATGTGAATCCATCGTCACGCCACCGCCGTAGGGCTCTTGGAACATCGGTAAATAAGGGTGCGATTAATTCCCCTGAGGCGTAGCCGGATCGCCAAATGCGTCCTTGGAGATCTTTCAGGGGCGTCAACTTGATGTCCCGTCCAATCAGTTGCCTGAGGTAAGCGCTCAGAGCTTGCACGGAGAGCGTCGAAGCGGCGTCCTGTTGCTGCAGTAGTCCTTTCGCCTCTGGATGGGAGTCCTCTCGCCACGCGACCTCCACATCCCGCATCAGCTTCGCGATGTCGACGTTCCCCTGATGCGCTTCCAGGTAAGGCTCAAGCGATGCGCGCGCATAGGGGAAGAGCACCTCAGAGACAAAGCTCACCGGGCACGTTGTTCCCTCGATGTCCAGCAGGACGTGGGTAATGCTCATCGCTTATTTGGCCTGGATGGACTCCAGCAGAAGTTGGCGCCAGCGTTGCTCGAGGAGGAACTCCAGGATTTCCAGGTGACGCATCGCGCTGCCCAGGTTGCGGCCCCAGGCGTACAGGCCATGGCCGGCGATCAGCAGACCATGGGGAGCATCCCTCAAGAGCGGTCTGGCTTGGGCGGAGAGTTCTGCGAGGTTCTGGTTGTTGGCCAGAACGGGCACATTCACGGAGCAGTCGTGGGTCTTGATGCCGTCGAGGCCCTTCAACATCTCTAGGCCGCTCAACTCCAGGCCTCCCTGACGGCAGGCCCACTGGGATAACAGCGTCCCGGCCTGGGAATGGGTGTGCAGGACTGCGCCGGCTCCGCAGGTTTTCACGATTTCCAGGTGCAGGGCCGTCTCGGCGCTGGCCTTCCCGTTGCCCAAGACCACGTGGCCTTCCCGGTTCACCTGTATCAGGTCGATGGTGGCGACTGATCCCTTATGGACGCCGCTTGGGGCCATCAACAGCCGGATCGGGTCGGCCTCGAGAACGCAGCTGAAATTGCCTCCGGTCCCGTCACACCAGCCCCGGCGATGGATCTCCCCCATGGCCCCGCATAACGCCTTCGCGAGGGCCGTCGTGTTGGCATCGGGTATCGGCACGTCCAACTCAGGGGGTCTTCCCACCCTGGCAGGAGGGGCACCAGTGGCTGCTGCGGCCGCCCAACTTGTCACGTCGGATGGGTGTCCCGCAGATCCGGCAGGGGTCACCCGTGCGCCGGTAGACCCAGGCCGCATTGCCGTAGTTCCCGTTTGTGCCGGTCAAGTCCCGGAAATCACTGAAGGTGGTCCCGCCGGCACCGATGCTCGTCGTCAGCACCTCCACGAGGGCCTCATGGAGGCGCTCGAGTTGCTTTGGCTTCAGGGCTCCAGCCCGTTCTTCGGGAGCAATGCGGCTCATGAAGAGGGATTCATCCGCGTAGATGTTCCCCACGCCGGCCACCAGGGCTTGATCGAGCAGCGCCGTCTTGATCGCACGGCTCGATCCCTTGAGCTTCCCGTGCAGGTATTGGGGGGTGAACGCCGCGCTGAACGGTTCCGGTCCCAGGCGCTTCAGGCCGGTCATCACCGACTCCAGCGGTTCCCCGGGGGGGACCCACCACATCTCACCGAAGCTGCGCAGGTCGACAAAGCGCAGCTCCTGGCCCTGGGGATTCCAGAA
This DNA window, taken from Synechococcus sp. LTW-R, encodes the following:
- the mtnB gene encoding methylthioribulose 1-phosphate dehydratase, translated to MPDANTTALAKALCGAMGEIHRRGWCDGTGGNFSCVLEADPIRLLMAPSGVHKGSVATIDLIQVNREGHVVLGNGKASAETALHLEIVKTCGAGAVLHTHSQAGTLLSQWACRQGGLELSGLEMLKGLDGIKTHDCSVNVPVLANNQNLAELSAQARPLLRDAPHGLLIAGHGLYAWGRNLGSAMRHLEILEFLLEQRWRQLLLESIQAK
- a CDS encoding DNA-formamidopyrimidine glycosylase — protein: MPELPEVETVRRGLERQTQGFTIERVEVLRARAIASPPVPEQFCSALEGCSVEQWMRRGKYLMARLTRSGAEAGHWGVHLRMTGQFLWMESPKDPCSHTRVRFWNPQGQELRFVDLRSFGEMWWVPPGEPLESVMTGLKRLGPEPFSAAFTPQYLHGKLKGSSRAIKTALLDQALVAGVGNIYADESLFMSRIAPEERAGALKPKQLERLHEALVEVLTTSIGAGGTTFSDFRDLTGTNGNYGNAAWVYRRTGDPCRICGTPIRRDKLGGRSSHWCPSCQGGKTP